A region of the Dysidea avara chromosome 9, odDysAvar1.4, whole genome shotgun sequence genome:
GTACCTTCCCTTTGTGCTGTCTAGGTTGGCAATGCTGTGCCTCCGCCATTGGCTAAAGCTATTGGATTGGAAATTAGAAAAAGTGCAGAGAAGGTTTTGCAGGACAAAGGAGCTCATAACTAAACCGTAttatcacacacacatacatgcactcaCCAACATACACATGTGTATATCATCCTCTGTAATATCTGTCTAACTGAATAATACTTGGCATGTCAACAAACAATATTCAAAGGTGAATTTCTTTTGATTAGCCAATTCCTGTAATTTACAGGTTTTAACTCAAAGATATGGTGAGATTGCAAGTTATATACTGTTCAATGATTTGGAGACCTAACCTTATCAAGgacaaggacatcacacttattgaacAGATCCAGAggagagcaacaaagtttattttaaacgACTACAGTTCTGATTACTTTGATAGACTCAAACAACTTAACCTACTATCTTTAATGTACACCTTTGAGCTTAGCGAAATAGTGTTTAGGCTAAAGTCACTCAAGTAGGTGGGTCCAGTTGGGTCAGTGTGTGCAACTTGTGAAACAGTTCATCTCGCAGTTCACTTTTGACCGTATTGTCACCATCAGAAATTTTGGTTCTGTGATTTAGCTATAGGGTCTTCAAGTGATAGAAGCTTAACACTCCAGCAATCTATCACTACTGAACTTATCTTAAAAATTAATGTGTGAAGGGAAGTATAGTTCATTAGGTTATATGTGAAATCACATGCTGGCCACCTGGCTGAACCATACACGTCATATATACGCTCTACAGTTAATACGAACGTGAGATTACGTAACCCTATGATTAGATAAAATGAGCAGCACATGTACAGCCGAGCGTAGTAGGGTGTACTGCAGCTATCGAGGTTGGAAGCTATGGCTGCCCGTTGCGTGGCTCTGGCGGCTGTTACGTTTTTCCTTGCTGTACATCTTTCGCAACAAACATCTCAATGTTTTCCAGCCATATTGCAGTTTAGTATGAACAATCCAGGATTAATTCCGTCGTTTTGCCAGAACGAGATATTAGAAAGATTTAACGATCAAGGTTATCGTATAGATTTCACACAAGAAGAAGTTGAGGATATTTGTCAGATTGACTTATGCTTACCTTACCTTCAAGAAGTGGGAGTTTATTGCAAAACTTTTGTAAGTTTAGAAATGATCGTCACAGTGTGCATGGTGTGGAGGGTCTGCAATGTATGTCTCTGGAAACTTTTGCTGGTATCCGAATACCAGTAGTTTCAATGGGAAGATTGTACCTTCCTGCACGGCGATATTACAGGCTTAGACTACAGCCCTAGCCCTGGCGGTTCACTGATTAATAAGTTGTGACTTTTTGTTATTATGTTAGTGACTACAATTACAAGCTTTTCTTTGCCACGCCCACTCATGTTGTAGTACACTGCATACCAGATCTGGTTTGTGCATGTCAGATAGCTGCCATGCCATCAGGCCAGCTACTATGTAATATAGCTGTGAAACAGAATGTTGGATGTACATTTATTGTTGTCCTCAGTTGTCTGTGGAAAGTTCACTAATGCCCAGAATTTTTCTACCGTACGACATACCCATATAGCCTGTAGTAGGATGATGTAGTAGTGTTCTTTATCATCATGGGTGTACAAATTTTAGTAATACTAGGATGTGTTACTGTGCCAGCAAAAGTTATTACTTCTGTAATCCCGGTATCACTTTTAGAATTATCATTATGTGGAATGGCTTTCATGTAATTCAAAACTGTATTTGAAATATCCAAAATATTGATAATTACCTCAAATGTGCTATACCACAGTTAATACAACTATGGGTTATATAACCTCGTGATAAAGTGCACTTCTCCGGTAGGATTAACCCCATACCACTGTGTCTACCTACAACTACAGACTTATAGCCTTCTTGCAGGTTCCCCTAATGGGATAGCAATCCTATTAAAAagaatatattatatatatattgtaataattaacagcaagagttcataatattgtaAGGGGGAGAGTCTCAACATACCACGTACAAACCCACCACGCTTTGTATCATCTGTAAAATATCGTACACTTGTGGATTCAATCAAACAGTTGCAAAAGCTCATCTAAGTTAATTTAGTAAACTATTTCGTTAACACCATATAGAAAATTTGTGTTATGACATGTACTGTATCTCTTTAGCCTAAGAAGGAtctttattgcttggattctcCAGCACTATTTGCGTTACTGTGTGCTACTAGTAACAGTAGTGTAAATTGCTACAATTCACTGGTCAGTCAAGGAATTGTTGGATACCCACAATtggtatgtgtgtatattatgATCAGTGGTGTAAATCTGTGTACTGGGACTAATCCAGTTTCCTGATTATATATGTTATTAATATATAGTTTGTGTTTTATTTGAACAGTTAAAGCCATGTCTTGATTCCTTGTACAATGCGGAGAGTTGTTCAGATGATTGTAGAAATGTATGTTGACTGTTGTAGTTTGTTATAACAGTATTCTAACTTTGTGTGGTTAAACGATATTAATGTTTGTGGTTAGATTGGTGTGGAATTTAAGTTGGTGAATTTCCTTATTTTTTTGTCAATATAAAATCACTCCAATGTCTGCAACAGGCAACTTTCAACTGaccaactaactgactgatAGACACTGACTGACCGTAAATCAATGATGATAAGgcctaaggctacgggcttgatttttcactgttagacattgcttcagTCTGACAGGTACATTGCATACAgcactatgtacaatgcacgtattATGGAGTTACTATTGTCCTCCTTTGTTATTTTTACTGGCAGTGCATGATGTTGATTTGCAGCATCATGGCTTCCCCATGCATTTATAATGGGAactgtccatattttctgtagtgactgagTTGTTTGTGGAGGGGCTTaacttgtactgttcttcatttgtgacactatatagctaaaaatgaagtgtaatggtcaCTTTCTATAATTGATAGTTAGGGTATACGTTCagatgtaaaattaattttatgaccAGTAGGATTGTAGGAAAACAGGAATGGGATGGGAACAGAAAGAGGGAGTGGGAGAAAAAgtctgataaaggtcatcatgtcaatatataagTTGGATTTTTCACAGAATGTTTCTTTGCAGACCTCCCACTAAAacgatcaaaacactctaatagaacagtcacctatatTAAAAGAGCAGCCAAGAATGTTTTTTTAACGATTCCACCAGGGACCTGGATTGAAAGTATATGTAGATATGGATTGAAAGTATATGCAGATATATGATGGGGGTATACATGCAGTACTATGATTGTCGAGCTGAAGTGGCTCCTC
Encoded here:
- the LOC136265585 gene encoding uncharacterized protein produces the protein MAARCVALAAVTFFLAVHLSQQTSQCFPAILQFSMNNPGLIPSFCQNEILERFNDQGYRIDFTQEEVEDICQIDLCLPYLQEVGVYCKTFPKKDLYCLDSPALFALLCATSNSSVNCYNSLVSQGIVGYPQLLKPCLDSLYNAESCSDDCRNLLMDADCCFVSYYAFMIDSFVNDDGMAVFDTETINESIWDWCRLPSPGVCPGVNLMDVATRNNSATCEPAVTEPPTSNMTNTTVPTNTTVPMNMSNVTTVRPGDAALPASMSSLCVITLSILLAFIAGGF